From a single Arachis hypogaea cultivar Tifrunner chromosome 3, arahy.Tifrunner.gnm2.J5K5, whole genome shotgun sequence genomic region:
- the LOC112773131 gene encoding uncharacterized mitochondrial protein AtMg00810-like produces the protein MDDTVLDNPTLYQQLVEGLVYLTVTRPDIAYPVHVLSQFLSVPRTTHYAAVLYILCYIKGILFHGLHFFVHSSLTLHVYSDADWTGDPIDRRSTTGYYLFLGDSLIFW, from the coding sequence ATGGATgacactgttttggataatcctactctTTATCAACAGTTAGTTGAaggtctcgtctacttgactgtcacacGACCAGATATCGCCTATCCAGTTCATGTTCTTAGCCAATTCTTGTCAgttcctcgtactactcactatgctgcagttctttacattctttgctaCATCAAAGGCATTCTGTTTCATGGTCTTCATTTTTTTGTCCATTCATCCTTAACCCTTCATGTGTACTCAGATGCTGATTGGACTGGTGATCCCattgatcgtcgttctactactggttattatttgtttcttggtGACTCTCTCATTTTCTGGTGA
- the LOC112789590 gene encoding pterocarpan synthase 1 — MISQTSSKESNQSNQVFYLHDVTNGPNATVAQIVGITGKVWSYNTFGTFIMVDDPITLTPNQYAVQIGRAQGTISVASMDGSTVIIVLSFVFNNVQYNGSTLELQGASRQRENYREISVVSGTGRFRFAKGYAVFETVSYDPTTTRSLIRVNVTIN, encoded by the coding sequence ATGATTTCCCAAACAAGTTCGAAAGAAAGCAACCAATCAAACCAAGTGTTCTACTTGCACGACGTTACGAACGGGCCTAACGCAACCGTTGCCCAAATCGTCGGCATCACCGGAAAAGTTTGGTCATACAACACATTTGGTACCTTTATCATGGTGGACGATCCAATAACCCTAACACCAAATCAATACGCAGTTCAAATTGGAAGAGCTCAAGGAACTATTTCAGTGGCATCAATGGACGGTTCAACTGTGATTATTGTTCTTTCATTTGTGTTCAACAACGTGCAATATAATGGCAGTACTTTGGAGCTTCAAGGCGCGAGTCGTCAGCGCGAGAATTACAGAGAGATTTCAGTGGTTTCCGGCACCGGAAGGTTCCGATTTGCGAAGGGATATGCTGTGTTTGAAACTGTTTCATATGATCCTACAACTACTCGCTCTCTTATTCGTGTTAATGTCACCATAAATTAG